In Ectothiorhodosinus mongolicus, one DNA window encodes the following:
- a CDS encoding inorganic phosphate transporter, whose protein sequence is MEEKDVNVLQRRAELQSTEVIRFGTALLFVVGIMMFTVVRGESLGIEGSIFVVVAAMVGAYMAMNIGANDVANNVGPAVGSGAITLGGAILIAAVFEAAGAIIAGGSVASTIRSGIINPDLIPDPETFMWVMLAALLAAALWINLATASGAPVSTTHSIVGAVLGAGVASSGLGVANWDVLGRIAASWLISPVMGGAIAAALLYFIKRRITYQQDLTGAACRWVPVLIGGMAFATVTYLVTKGLSKVVEISTLQAYGLGLIAAVVTYLLVKPLIQKRRSRIENSKRGVNRLFTIPLVFAAAMLSFAHGSNDVANAIGPLAAIVEVVSSGGAEIAVSAPIPLWVLVIGGLGLSVGLWLYGPKIIRTVGTEITDIDRMRAYCIAMAATITVLIATQLGLPVSTTHVTVGAVFGVGFLREYLKSSYDRKLRDIEEHHHASNQAEIDAFMRRWQKAPIREKGDMLAELKRQAKKRRDDALFTKKERKSLRSVYRRQLVKRSMVLRIVAAWIITVPMSAAIAALVFFMIRGMLI, encoded by the coding sequence GTGGAAGAGAAAGATGTAAACGTCCTGCAGCGCCGCGCTGAGCTGCAGTCAACGGAAGTCATTCGGTTCGGTACCGCGCTGCTGTTTGTGGTGGGCATCATGATGTTCACCGTGGTGCGCGGCGAGTCCCTGGGGATTGAAGGCAGTATTTTTGTGGTCGTGGCCGCCATGGTCGGCGCCTACATGGCCATGAACATCGGTGCCAATGACGTCGCCAATAATGTCGGGCCCGCGGTCGGCTCTGGGGCGATAACGCTCGGTGGTGCGATCTTGATCGCGGCGGTCTTCGAAGCAGCGGGGGCCATTATCGCCGGCGGTTCCGTGGCCAGCACCATCCGTAGCGGCATCATCAACCCCGATCTCATCCCCGATCCAGAGACTTTTATGTGGGTCATGCTGGCGGCGCTATTGGCCGCTGCGCTCTGGATTAACCTCGCCACCGCTTCAGGGGCGCCGGTATCCACCACGCATTCCATCGTTGGGGCGGTGCTCGGGGCGGGTGTCGCCTCCAGTGGCCTTGGTGTGGCCAACTGGGATGTGCTCGGACGTATTGCTGCCAGCTGGCTGATATCACCGGTGATGGGCGGCGCCATCGCCGCAGCGCTTCTGTACTTCATCAAACGTCGCATCACTTACCAACAAGACCTGACTGGCGCGGCCTGTCGCTGGGTTCCGGTATTGATCGGCGGCATGGCCTTTGCCACCGTCACCTACCTAGTGACCAAAGGCCTCAGTAAAGTCGTCGAGATAAGCACTTTACAGGCCTACGGTTTGGGCCTAATCGCCGCTGTTGTCACCTACCTGCTGGTCAAACCGCTCATTCAAAAACGGCGCTCCCGCATCGAGAACTCCAAGCGCGGGGTTAACCGCCTATTCACCATCCCTCTCGTTTTCGCCGCGGCCATGCTGAGTTTTGCGCATGGTTCTAATGATGTGGCCAACGCCATCGGCCCGCTAGCGGCCATCGTCGAGGTGGTCAGCTCCGGCGGGGCAGAGATTGCCGTTTCCGCACCGATCCCGCTATGGGTGCTGGTGATCGGTGGCCTGGGTTTATCGGTGGGACTATGGCTGTACGGCCCCAAAATTATCCGCACCGTGGGTACAGAGATCACCGATATCGACCGCATGCGCGCCTATTGCATCGCTATGGCCGCGACGATCACCGTGTTGATCGCCACCCAGCTGGGCCTGCCGGTGAGCACCACCCATGTCACCGTTGGCGCGGTATTTGGTGTGGGTTTTCTCCGCGAATACTTGAAAAGCAGCTATGACCGCAAGCTGCGTGACATCGAAGAGCACCACCATGCCAGCAATCAGGCCGAGATAGACGCCTTTATGCGTCGCTGGCAGAAGGCGCCAATACGCGAGAAGGGCGACATGCTCGCCGAACTCAAGCGCCAGGCCAAGAAACGGCGCGATGACGCGTTGTTCACCAAGAAAGAGCGTAAAAGCCTGCGCTCCGTCTACCGTCGCCAGTTGGTAAAGCGCTCGATGGTGTTGCGCATCGTCGCTGCATGGATCATCACCGTGCCCATGTCAGCGGCGATCGCCGCGTTGGTCTTTTTTATGATTCGCGGCATGCTGATCTAA
- a CDS encoding DNA translocase FtsK, translating to MAPTTAVRPMQRRLREVALLVLTAIAVYLFLALISYSPDDPGWSRTGSDLLVQNLGGRAGACFADIFFYVFGYLAYLAPFAVGFSGWWIYRGRSDTGQLDWGFLAWRWTGLVLTLVAGCGLAAMHFVGEVLPVTAGGILGLVVAQTMLPVLDLVGSSLLLLAVFLGGLTLFTGISWLRLTDQLGRLLLALAGLTIGAVRRLQEFVLERRAAKQANNKPQRAAKQPIEPPRTTQATPRIEPLAAVVATPAPAMPKPMKLDQMSLFDIGKVDPDKPPPVDLLDDPKPQKGGFSNDALQDMARLVEEKLGDFGVEVQVVAYHPGPVITRFELQPAAGVKVSRISALSKDLARALSVSSVRIVEVIPGKSTVGLEIPNQKRALISLSEIVRAPIFADAESPLTLALGKDISGLPVVADLARMPHLLVAGTTGSGKSVGINAMLLSMLLKARPDEVRMILIDPKMLELSVYQDIPHLLAPVVTDMKEAANALRWGVAEMERRYRLMSHLGVRNIAGCNRAIEDAKQRGEPLKDPFHNVGGEFEAHVPAPDLVPMPYIVIVIDEFADMMMVVGKKVEELIARLAQKARAAGIHLILATQRPSVDVITGLIKANIPTRMAFQVSSRVDSRTILDQMGAEQLLGHGDMLYLPPGSGHPVRLHGAFVADHEVHQVAQYLRAQGQPNFVEDVLSEPESGAAFIPGLEPVGSGAESDPLYDQAVAIVLESRKASISYVQRRLKIGYNRAARMIEDMENAGLVSALQPNGNREVLAPAPQN from the coding sequence ATGGCGCCCACCACAGCCGTTCGGCCGATGCAAAGACGGCTGCGCGAAGTGGCGTTATTGGTACTTACCGCGATCGCGGTTTATCTGTTCCTGGCCTTAATCAGTTACAGCCCCGATGATCCGGGTTGGTCCCGCACCGGCTCTGATTTGCTGGTGCAAAACCTAGGTGGCCGGGCAGGCGCGTGTTTCGCCGACATCTTTTTTTATGTGTTTGGCTATCTCGCCTATCTAGCCCCATTTGCCGTGGGTTTTAGTGGTTGGTGGATCTACCGCGGCCGCAGCGACACGGGACAGCTCGACTGGGGCTTTCTGGCCTGGCGCTGGACCGGTTTGGTGTTGACGCTGGTCGCGGGCTGTGGATTGGCGGCGATGCATTTTGTCGGTGAGGTTTTGCCAGTGACGGCTGGCGGAATTCTCGGCTTGGTGGTGGCGCAGACGATGCTGCCCGTCCTAGATCTAGTCGGCAGTAGCCTCCTATTGCTGGCGGTATTCCTAGGGGGTCTGACCCTGTTCACCGGCATCTCATGGCTTCGCCTGACGGATCAGCTGGGGCGGCTTTTGTTGGCTTTAGCTGGCTTGACTATCGGCGCTGTGCGTCGCTTGCAGGAATTTGTTTTAGAACGCCGCGCCGCCAAACAGGCTAACAACAAACCTCAAAGGGCGGCAAAACAGCCCATCGAGCCGCCGCGCACCACCCAAGCGACGCCGCGCATAGAACCCTTAGCCGCGGTGGTGGCCACACCAGCACCGGCGATGCCCAAACCGATGAAGCTGGATCAGATGTCCTTGTTTGATATCGGCAAGGTCGACCCCGATAAGCCGCCGCCGGTGGATTTATTGGATGATCCCAAACCCCAAAAGGGCGGATTTTCCAACGATGCGCTCCAGGATATGGCGCGCCTGGTTGAAGAAAAGCTTGGGGACTTCGGGGTCGAGGTACAGGTGGTGGCGTATCATCCCGGACCGGTGATCACCCGTTTCGAGCTGCAGCCGGCGGCAGGCGTGAAGGTCAGTCGCATATCGGCGCTGTCCAAAGATTTGGCACGTGCGCTTTCTGTTTCTAGCGTGCGCATCGTTGAGGTGATTCCCGGTAAGTCCACTGTTGGTCTGGAGATTCCCAACCAAAAACGCGCCTTGATCAGTTTATCTGAAATCGTGCGCGCACCCATTTTCGCGGATGCCGAGTCGCCGCTGACCTTGGCGTTGGGTAAGGACATCAGCGGCCTGCCCGTGGTGGCGGATTTGGCGCGCATGCCGCATCTGTTGGTGGCGGGCACGACTGGCTCGGGTAAATCCGTGGGCATTAACGCGATGCTGTTGTCGATGCTTTTGAAAGCACGGCCCGATGAGGTGCGCATGATTCTCATCGATCCCAAGATGCTGGAGTTGTCGGTTTATCAAGACATACCGCATCTGTTGGCACCGGTGGTGACCGACATGAAAGAAGCCGCCAATGCGCTGCGCTGGGGCGTGGCCGAGATGGAGCGGCGCTATCGTCTGATGTCACATTTGGGAGTGCGCAACATCGCCGGCTGCAACCGCGCCATTGAAGACGCCAAACAGCGCGGCGAGCCGCTGAAAGATCCCTTCCACAATGTGGGCGGGGAATTCGAGGCGCATGTCCCTGCGCCCGATCTGGTGCCCATGCCCTATATCGTTATTGTTATTGATGAATTCGCCGACATGATGATGGTGGTGGGTAAGAAAGTCGAAGAACTCATCGCTCGATTAGCGCAAAAAGCCCGTGCTGCCGGGATCCATTTGATCTTGGCCACACAACGCCCCTCGGTGGATGTCATCACCGGTCTGATCAAAGCTAATATCCCCACGCGCATGGCCTTTCAGGTCTCATCGCGGGTGGATTCGCGCACGATTCTGGATCAGATGGGCGCAGAGCAGCTTTTAGGCCACGGCGACATGCTCTATCTGCCGCCGGGCAGCGGCCATCCGGTGCGTCTGCATGGCGCGTTCGTCGCCGACCATGAAGTGCATCAGGTGGCGCAGTACTTACGCGCCCAAGGTCAGCCCAACTTCGTCGAGGATGTCTTGTCCGAGCCGGAGTCGGGGGCGGCGTTTATTCCGGGTTTGGAGCCGGTGGGTTCCGGCGCGGAATCGGATCCGCTTTATGACCAAGCGGTGGCGATCGTGTTGGAGTCTCGTAAAGCCTCCATTTCTTATGTGCAGCGGCGCCTGAAAATTGGCTATAACCGGGCCGCGCGTATGATTGAAGATATGGAGAACGCCGGCTTGGTGAGCGCCTTGCAGCCCAATGGCAATCGCGAAGTCCTCGCGCCGGCACCACAGAACTAA
- a CDS encoding secondary thiamine-phosphate synthase enzyme YjbQ produces MHISLHSIDLSSDAPITLIDVTASVQALIDAESIRSGLVTVISKHTTASVCINEREPKLQQDMIDYLTARVPREAPYRHNEDTLDGRDNAHSHLLALSMNTSENIPIVDGKLLLGTWQSVFFVELDGPRAARQLSVQIMGQA; encoded by the coding sequence ATGCACATCAGTCTTCACAGCATTGATTTATCCTCAGACGCACCGATCACGCTGATCGATGTCACAGCTTCGGTGCAGGCGCTGATTGACGCCGAAAGCATCCGCTCAGGCTTGGTCACGGTCATCTCCAAACACACAACTGCCAGCGTGTGTATCAATGAGCGCGAGCCCAAGTTGCAGCAAGACATGATCGATTATCTAACCGCCCGTGTGCCGCGCGAGGCCCCTTATCGACACAATGAAGACACGCTGGATGGGCGCGACAATGCCCACTCGCATTTGCTGGCGCTGTCGATGAATACCTCAGAAAACATCCCCATCGTCGATGGCAAGCTGTTACTCGGCACTTGGCAGTCGGTGTTTTTTGTTGAATTGGACGGCCCGCGTGCGGCTCGGCAATTGTCTGTGCAGATCATGGGGCAGGCATGA
- the aat gene encoding leucyl/phenylalanyl-tRNA--protein transferase, translating to MKPITVLPPGEPMAAFPPVAQALDYPNGLLAMGGDLSPRRLMYAYRKGIFPWFSEDQPILWWCPDPRAVIVPQELHISRSLNRILKQERFSVTHNRSFAEVVAGCAAPRSADDGTWITPAMQQAYLELHAQGHAHSVEVWREGCLVGGLYGVAVDQVFCAESMFSRESNASKVALVHLCRHLIERRFALIDCQMPNEHLLRMGAKTLSRQKYLKILGEFN from the coding sequence ATGAAGCCGATTACTGTTTTGCCACCGGGCGAGCCGATGGCGGCTTTCCCGCCGGTCGCACAGGCCTTGGACTATCCCAATGGGCTGCTGGCCATGGGTGGGGATTTAAGTCCGCGGCGCCTGATGTATGCCTATCGCAAGGGGATTTTTCCCTGGTTTAGCGAGGATCAGCCCATTCTTTGGTGGTGTCCGGATCCGCGCGCCGTGATTGTGCCCCAAGAGTTGCACATCAGTCGCAGCTTAAACCGCATTCTCAAGCAGGAACGCTTTAGCGTCACCCACAATCGCAGTTTCGCTGAAGTGGTGGCCGGCTGTGCCGCGCCGCGCAGCGCCGATGATGGCACTTGGATAACGCCGGCGATGCAGCAGGCCTACCTCGAGTTACATGCGCAAGGCCATGCGCACTCTGTAGAAGTCTGGCGCGAGGGGTGTTTGGTTGGCGGCCTATACGGCGTAGCCGTGGATCAGGTGTTTTGTGCTGAATCGATGTTCAGTCGCGAGAGTAATGCGTCAAAAGTGGCTTTAGTGCACTTATGTCGCCATCTCATCGAGCGGCGCTTTGCGCTTATTGATTGCCAAATGCCCAATGAGCACCTGCTGCGCATGGGCGCCAAGACTTTATCGCGACAGAAATACCTCAAGATTTTGGGCGAATTTAATTGA
- the trxB gene encoding thioredoxin-disulfide reductase, whose amino-acid sequence MNDSKHCRLLILGSGPAGYTAAVYAARANLAPVLVTGLEQGGQLTTTTDVDNWPGAADGVQGPALMEEMKRHAERFDTEIIFDHIHTAELSERPFKLIGDAGSYTCDALIIATGASAMYLGLDSEEAFKGRGVSACATCDGFFYRNQPVAVIGGGNTAVEEALYLANIASHVTLVHRRDKLRAEKILQDKLFEKEKEGKVRIAWNHVLDEVLGDDSGVTGMRIKHTDSGATEDITLQGVFIAIGHRPNTEIFADQLAMDNGYIKVKGGLTGNATATSITGVFAAGDVMDQVYRQAVTSAGAGCMAALDAEKYLDES is encoded by the coding sequence ATGAACGATTCCAAACACTGCCGTTTACTGATTCTAGGTTCTGGACCCGCAGGATATACCGCTGCGGTTTATGCTGCACGTGCTAATCTCGCGCCGGTGCTGGTGACTGGTTTAGAACAAGGCGGTCAGCTGACCACCACCACCGATGTCGATAACTGGCCGGGCGCGGCGGATGGGGTTCAGGGTCCAGCGCTGATGGAAGAGATGAAACGTCATGCCGAACGCTTCGATACAGAGATTATTTTCGATCATATCCATACCGCCGAGCTGAGCGAGCGGCCTTTTAAGCTGATTGGTGATGCGGGGAGCTACACCTGCGATGCACTGATTATTGCCACGGGCGCATCAGCCATGTATCTAGGCCTGGATTCAGAGGAGGCCTTTAAAGGCCGCGGCGTTTCCGCTTGCGCGACCTGCGATGGATTTTTCTACCGCAATCAGCCGGTGGCGGTGATCGGGGGTGGCAACACCGCGGTTGAGGAGGCCTTGTACTTGGCCAACATCGCCTCGCATGTGACCTTGGTGCATCGCCGTGACAAGCTGCGCGCCGAGAAGATTTTGCAGGACAAGCTGTTCGAGAAAGAAAAAGAAGGCAAAGTGCGCATCGCTTGGAATCATGTGCTGGATGAGGTCTTGGGCGATGATTCCGGGGTGACGGGTATGCGCATCAAACACACCGACTCTGGCGCCACCGAAGACATCACCCTGCAGGGGGTGTTTATCGCCATTGGCCATCGCCCGAATACGGAAATCTTCGCCGACCAATTGGCAATGGATAATGGCTATATCAAGGTCAAAGGCGGCCTCACCGGCAATGCCACCGCAACCAGCATCACTGGCGTCTTTGCTGCCGGCGATGTCATGGATCAGGTGTATCGTCAGGCGGTAACCTCGGCGGGCGCCGGTTGTATGGCGGCCCTAGATGCGGAGAAGTATCTGGATGAATCATGA
- a CDS encoding GNAT family N-acetyltransferase encodes MSEGPVPLELQLSDQLDAVSAQEWDRLGGDKNPFLSHVFLSALERHDCLGAKFGWYPRHLLLREPDGTLVAALPQYAKTNNYGEFVFDWAWQQAWERAGLNYYPKLVSSIPYTPATGQRLLVHPERDARVLRHTLIQQAIEHVGSRFSGVHFLFTDEADTAAMREAGLSLRMGCQYHWRNQGYRDFEDFLAGFSSKKRKNVKRERRRVTEQNLVLKRLYGDEISDELWQVFHGFYMDTFERKYGIPTLTEAFFRETGRALGRQVLMILAEDQGEPVAAALCYASHDTLYGRYWGARRDYDGLHFEACYYQGIEYCIEQGLQSFEPGAQGEHKIARGFLPTPTWSGHWVQEPGFRAPIHDFCRREEEAMQAQCAQLMELSPFRE; translated from the coding sequence ATGTCTGAGGGCCCAGTTCCCCTGGAACTTCAGCTTAGCGACCAACTGGATGCCGTTAGCGCCCAGGAATGGGATCGGCTTGGCGGCGACAAAAACCCCTTTTTAAGTCACGTTTTTCTCAGCGCTTTAGAGCGCCATGACTGCTTGGGCGCCAAGTTTGGCTGGTACCCCCGGCATCTTCTTCTGCGTGAACCCGATGGCACTTTGGTGGCCGCCCTGCCGCAATATGCCAAGACCAACAATTATGGTGAGTTCGTATTTGACTGGGCCTGGCAGCAGGCTTGGGAGCGCGCCGGGCTCAATTATTACCCCAAGCTGGTGTCGTCTATCCCCTACACTCCAGCCACTGGCCAGCGACTTTTGGTCCATCCAGAACGCGATGCGCGGGTCCTCAGACACACCTTAATCCAACAGGCGATCGAGCATGTCGGCAGCCGCTTCTCCGGCGTGCATTTCTTATTCACCGATGAGGCCGATACCGCGGCGATGCGTGAGGCCGGCTTGTCTCTGCGCATGGGCTGTCAGTACCACTGGCGCAATCAGGGCTATCGCGACTTCGAGGATTTTTTGGCAGGGTTCAGCTCGAAAAAACGCAAGAACGTCAAACGTGAACGCCGCCGCGTCACCGAACAAAACCTCGTTCTAAAACGCTTATACGGTGATGAAATCAGTGACGAACTGTGGCAGGTATTTCATGGGTTCTACATGGATACCTTTGAACGCAAATACGGCATCCCCACCCTTACCGAGGCTTTTTTTCGCGAGACCGGTCGCGCTTTGGGGCGGCAGGTATTGATGATTCTGGCGGAGGATCAGGGCGAACCGGTAGCTGCTGCTTTATGTTACGCCAGCCATGACACTTTGTATGGGCGCTATTGGGGAGCGCGGCGTGACTATGACGGCCTGCATTTTGAGGCCTGTTACTACCAAGGCATCGAATATTGCATCGAACAGGGCCTACAAAGCTTTGAGCCGGGCGCGCAAGGCGAACATAAGATCGCCCGCGGATTTCTACCGACTCCCACTTGGTCGGGCCATTGGGTTCAGGAACCGGGATTTCGTGCACCCATTCATGACTTCTGTCGTCGCGAAGAAGAAGCCATGCAAGCACAATGTGCGCAGTTGATGGAGTTATCACCGTTTCGTGAATGA
- a CDS encoding RuBisCO large subunit C-terminal-like domain-containing protein: protein MNPEDRAGFFARTQDLNLDDYLLLDYRFECSGDPELAAAHLCSEQSTAQWQRVGVDEDLRPQFAAKVLELEVIATQDEYSYPIPSTGNGRISVCQVRIAHPHGNFGPRLPNLLSAIVGEGPFFTPGIGLIRLEDIQFPETFLQHFQGPQFGIAGIRRALDAYDRPIFFGVIKPNIGLPPDAFADIAREAWLGGLDIAKDDEMLADPDWSPLAKRCASLGQVCREVAEQTGRPKWYLANITDEVDRLCDLHDVAVECGAGALLVNALPVGLSAVRMLRRHAQVPLMAHFPMIASFARLAHFGIHSRVLTRLQRLAGYDVVIMPGFGPRMMTPEQEVMDCVRACSEPMGPIKPCLPVPGGSDSAATLPGVYAKMGTVDFGFVPGRGVFAHPDGPHAGAASLLQAWAQIRGE from the coding sequence ATGAATCCGGAGGATCGCGCTGGATTTTTTGCCCGCACCCAGGACTTGAATCTGGATGATTATTTGTTGCTGGATTACCGTTTTGAATGCAGCGGTGATCCAGAATTGGCGGCAGCGCATTTATGTAGCGAGCAATCCACCGCGCAGTGGCAGCGCGTTGGGGTGGATGAAGATCTTCGTCCCCAGTTTGCGGCGAAAGTGCTTGAGCTGGAGGTGATCGCCACTCAGGACGAATACAGCTACCCCATCCCTTCCACCGGAAACGGTCGCATCAGTGTGTGTCAGGTGCGCATCGCCCATCCGCACGGCAACTTCGGACCCAGGCTGCCGAATTTACTCTCGGCGATTGTCGGCGAAGGGCCTTTTTTTACACCGGGCATCGGTCTGATTCGGCTCGAGGATATTCAGTTTCCGGAAACCTTCTTGCAGCATTTTCAGGGGCCGCAGTTTGGGATAGCAGGGATTCGCCGCGCCCTAGACGCTTATGATCGGCCGATTTTTTTTGGCGTGATTAAGCCGAATATTGGCCTACCGCCCGATGCCTTTGCCGATATTGCCCGCGAGGCATGGCTGGGCGGCTTAGATATCGCTAAGGATGATGAGATGTTGGCGGATCCGGATTGGTCACCCTTGGCCAAGCGGTGCGCATCGCTGGGTCAGGTCTGCCGAGAAGTGGCCGAACAGACCGGGCGACCCAAATGGTATTTGGCGAACATCACCGACGAAGTAGATCGCCTGTGTGATTTGCACGATGTCGCGGTTGAGTGCGGCGCTGGAGCCCTATTAGTCAATGCCCTGCCCGTCGGCCTCTCAGCCGTGCGCATGTTGCGTCGGCACGCGCAGGTACCGCTGATGGCGCATTTTCCCATGATCGCCAGCTTTGCGCGCTTGGCGCATTTCGGCATTCACTCACGGGTGCTGACGCGACTGCAGCGGCTGGCGGGTTATGACGTGGTGATTATGCCGGGCTTTGGGCCGCGCATGATGACGCCTGAACAGGAAGTGATGGATTGCGTGCGTGCTTGTTCCGAGCCCATGGGGCCGATCAAGCCTTGCTTGCCGGTGCCGGGTGGCAGTGATTCCGCTGCCACACTACCCGGTGTTTACGCCAAGATGGGCACGGTAGACTTCGGCTTTGTGCCGGGGCGTGGAGTGTTTGCACACCCAGACGGCCCGCACGCAGGCGCCGCAAGCTTGCTTCAAGCTTGGGCGCAGATACGCGGCGAATAA
- a CDS encoding NAD(P)/FAD-dependent oxidoreductase: protein MRKPNLKLNGAVQRVLAEKDVSRRNFLRMAGGGALLAGAGTSSLLYAGQAQAKVKTNAHVVIVGAGAAGLSCATRLSRELDGANITIIDRRRNHYYQPGLTLVATGVWNVDQTVDRNERYLPSSVNWVHAMVREYDPDNNRVITDAGEAISYDYLMVTTGLQVNHSAVEGMSPELIGTRGIGCVYDRPEYAQQTWTAIDKYTREGGRALFTRAPGAMKCAGAPLKMAMLTESRMKERGNRARGEFHYLTPGTSLFAVEATNEWLINNFAERDISLHWDHQLVAIDADARRATFQTPIGRETLDYDFIHVVPPMSAPDSLRESPLAAAEGPARGWLEVDRFSLQHARYANVYGAGDIVGTPIGKTAASVKAQVPVAVTNMVQSIAGREHTASYDGYTSCPLITGLGKAILVEFDYNLDMVPSFDFISPYEEHWVPWVMKDRLLLAAYRAMLRGRI from the coding sequence ATGCGCAAACCCAATTTGAAGCTTAATGGCGCGGTGCAGCGAGTTCTGGCGGAGAAAGATGTCTCGCGCCGAAACTTTCTGCGTATGGCTGGTGGCGGCGCTTTACTTGCTGGGGCTGGCACTTCTAGCTTGCTGTATGCCGGCCAGGCTCAAGCCAAAGTCAAAACCAATGCTCATGTGGTGATTGTTGGCGCTGGCGCTGCTGGCCTGTCCTGCGCCACGCGCTTATCCCGCGAGCTTGATGGCGCGAACATCACCATTATTGACCGCCGCCGCAATCATTATTACCAGCCCGGCCTCACTCTGGTGGCCACCGGTGTTTGGAATGTGGATCAAACCGTTGACCGCAATGAGCGCTACCTGCCCTCCAGTGTCAACTGGGTGCATGCCATGGTGCGCGAGTACGATCCGGACAATAACCGGGTAATCACCGATGCCGGTGAAGCCATCAGCTATGACTATTTGATGGTCACCACTGGCCTTCAGGTGAACCACAGTGCGGTCGAAGGGATGTCACCTGAGCTGATCGGCACGCGCGGTATTGGTTGTGTGTACGACCGTCCCGAATATGCTCAGCAGACTTGGACGGCGATTGACAAGTACACCCGCGAAGGCGGCCGTGCCTTGTTCACCCGGGCCCCGGGTGCGATGAAGTGCGCCGGTGCGCCGCTGAAGATGGCGATGCTCACCGAAAGCCGGATGAAAGAACGCGGCAATCGAGCCCGCGGCGAGTTCCATTACCTCACTCCCGGCACCTCGCTATTCGCTGTGGAGGCTACCAATGAGTGGCTGATCAATAACTTCGCCGAGCGCGATATCAGTCTTCACTGGGATCACCAATTGGTGGCCATCGATGCCGATGCTCGCCGCGCAACCTTCCAAACGCCGATTGGTCGGGAGACGTTGGATTATGACTTTATCCATGTGGTACCGCCCATGTCCGCACCTGACTCCCTGCGAGAAAGTCCGCTGGCCGCAGCAGAGGGCCCGGCTCGTGGCTGGCTGGAAGTCGACCGCTTCAGTCTGCAGCATGCGCGTTACGCCAATGTTTACGGCGCAGGTGATATCGTCGGTACACCCATCGGCAAAACCGCGGCCAGTGTTAAAGCCCAGGTACCCGTGGCTGTGACCAATATGGTGCAAAGCATTGCCGGTCGTGAACACACAGCCAGTTATGACGGTTACACCTCCTGCCCGCTGATCACCGGCTTGGGCAAAGCCATTTTGGTGGAGTTTGATTACAACCTCGACATGGTGCCCTCGTTCGACTTTATTAGTCCCTATGAAGAGCACTGGGTCCCCTGGGTGATGAAAGATCGTCTGCTGCTGGCTGCTTATCGCGCCATGCTGCGTGGCCGTATCTAA
- a CDS encoding NnrU family protein — translation MSLLIIGLILFLGMHSMRFVAPGVRQNVIDKAGDKAWIGIASIVSLVGLYLIVQGYGTARLEPFWLQRIWMSPPWTAHVAALFMLVAFIILAAAFVPNNHIKAMFGHPMVISVKVWAIAHLFANGTRADVILFGAFLIWSVLSFRAARQRDKAEGVVRAPGRGGMTALTVVVGVAAYLVFAFYLHMLLIGRGVTLG, via the coding sequence GTGAGCCTGTTGATTATCGGATTGATTCTGTTCTTGGGAATGCACTCGATGCGCTTTGTCGCCCCGGGTGTGCGTCAAAACGTGATCGATAAGGCCGGTGATAAGGCCTGGATCGGCATCGCCTCGATCGTCTCGCTGGTGGGCTTGTATCTCATTGTCCAAGGCTATGGCACAGCGCGTCTGGAACCGTTCTGGCTGCAGCGCATCTGGATGTCACCGCCATGGACCGCGCATGTCGCTGCCCTGTTTATGCTCGTCGCCTTTATTATTCTGGCTGCTGCCTTCGTCCCCAATAACCACATCAAGGCTATGTTCGGACACCCGATGGTGATTTCCGTGAAGGTCTGGGCGATCGCTCACTTATTCGCCAACGGTACGCGCGCCGATGTCATTCTCTTCGGTGCGTTTCTTATCTGGTCGGTGCTGTCGTTTCGTGCCGCACGTCAGCGCGATAAAGCCGAGGGTGTGGTGCGCGCACCGGGCAGGGGCGGCATGACTGCGCTGACGGTCGTGGTCGGTGTCGCGGCTTACTTGGTGTTTGCGTTCTATCTGCACATGCTGCTGATCGGCCGCGGCGTCACTTTGGGCTAA